One genomic window of bacterium includes the following:
- a CDS encoding PIN domain-containing protein produces the protein MDRKKRSFDLILTEDILDEYKEVLNRLRVRTAHTGNLIASLHRGGMLVQPWYSVEISPDPADDIFFAAAIAGKAKAIITSNPKHFPPVNGIRILSPKDALKEIP, from the coding sequence CTGGATCGCAAGAAGCGCTCCTTCGATCTCATCCTGACCGAAGATATCCTCGACGAGTACAAGGAGGTGCTCAATCGCCTCCGGGTCCGGACCGCCCATACCGGCAACCTTATCGCTTCGTTGCATCGTGGCGGCATGCTGGTCCAACCTTGGTACTCCGTCGAGATCTCCCCTGACCCTGCCGACGATATCTTCTTCGCCGCCGCAATAGCGGGAAAGGCTAAAGCGATCATCACATCGAACCCGAAACACTTCCCGCCCGTCAACGGGATCAGGATCCTCTCCCCGAAGGACGCCCTGAAGGAAATTCCCTGA